ACAATTCCAACCACCGCAGCTCCTTCTCATCGATACTGTCATTGATCTGCTGGAGCTCATTGGACCACTCAGTCAGTATGACGTGATCCGACTCTCCTGAGTTCATCAATTCTTCAAGCTCAGACTTTCGGGCATTCAGTTTTTCGACGTCCTTTTCGATCGATTCAAACTCCTGCATCTCCTTATAAGACAGCTTCTTCTTTTCCACCGTCTTCTGCTTGTTCGTATTCTCCTTGGCAGTGGATTTGGCATCCTCTTTGGCCTTGGATCTATCCGACTTCTCTTCTTCTAGTGTATACCTATAGTCCGTATAGTTACCAGGAAAGTCACGGATTTCATCTGTCTGATCAAACACAAATAAGTGATCCACCAACTTGTCCATGAAGTACCGATCGTGAGACACTACGAGCAGACACCCTGGAAAATTGTCCAAATAGTCCTCCAACACATTTAGCGTCACAATATCCAAATCATTGGTCGGTTCATCGAGAATCAAAAAATTCGGATTAGTGATCAATACTTTGAGCAATTGCAACCGTCTTTTCTCCCCTCCACTCAATTTAGCAACATGGGAGTACTGGGTCTTGGGAGGAAACAAAAACTGATTGAGCAACTGCGAGGCAGTGATGACACTGCCATCATCGAGATGAATAGCATCAGCGACATCAGACACTACATCGATGACACGCTTGCCGGGATCTTCCTCGATCGACTGCTGGCGGTAGTAGCCAAAGACGGTATTTAACCCTTGATCCAATGTCCCCGAATCTGCTTCGATGCTTCCCGTCAGCACATTCAAAAAAGTCGACTTACCAGTTCCATTGTGTCCGACGACTCCTATTTTTTCTCCACGTGCAAACACATGAGAGAAGTTGGAAAACACCGTAGAGTCTCCCCATGACTTGCTGATTTTGTTCAGCTCTAAGATTTTTTTACCTTGGCGCCTACCAGACAATTTGATCTCCATCTGCTGTCGACTCAGATCTACATTGGCCTTGTCTTTCGTCTCATAAAAAGCATCCACACGATATTTCGCCTTGGTTCCTCGGGCTTTAGGCTGTCGACGCATCCACTCCAGCTCACGGCTTAGCAGGTTTCTCGCTTTATCCTTTTCTGCCTGCTGGATTTCTTCTTGCTCCGACTTCTTTTCTAGATAATAGGCATAGTTCCCTTTGTATCGAAAGAGCTGTCCTCGATCTATCTCTATAATCTCCGTACACACTCGATCCAAAAAATACCGGTCATGCGTCACCATCAATATGGATAGATTCTGTGAAGCAAGGTACTCTTCGAGCCATTCGATGATATCTAAATCCAAGTGGTTGGTAGGTTCATCCAGAATAAGAAAATCTGGTTCGTCAAGCAGTGCCTTGGCTAGAGCGATTCGCTTTTGCTGTCCCCCAGACATACTCTTGATGGACTGCTCTAGGTCGTTGATCCCAAGCTTACCCAAAATCTCCTTCAAGCGATATTCATAGTCCCAAGCATTCTTCGCATCTATTTCTGTGATGAGGTATTCGATTCTTGACTGGTCCTTGTCCGTAGGTTCTTCCTTATCTACCAGTTTCCAATATTCACTGAGCAACTTGGACTCAGGATGATTGGCATCAAAAATAGAATCCAATACGGTCTCAAAACCATCCAAATCAGGTGCTTGATCCAAGTAGGACACTTTGATATCACGTTGAAACGACACTCCGCCTGTATCCTGCTGTTCCTTTCCTGAAATGATATTGAGCAAGGTAGATTTACCACACCCATTCACACCTACCAAAGCGACCTTTTGCCCTTGCTCGATACCAAAGGTGATGTCATCAAACAATTGCTTGTCATTGAAGCTTTTGGTGAGTTTTTCTACAGAAACAGCTATTGGAGGCATATAAACAGATTTTTAATCCAAAGTACATCGAGCCATACACAGCTCTAGATTGGACAGACAAATCTATGACAAGTTGCGAAGAGCTTCAGACAATCTCTCCACTATTTCTTGGTTAGCCCTTTTTCTTGAAAGCCGCCTCTGCAGCTTGCTTGATTTCATCTGCGGCAGAAGACAAATGATTCTTGATCTCTTCCCATTTACCTTCATTCTTATGTTTGAACTCCGAATATTCCGTTTCCAACTTCTCCTTTTTCTCCTTGAGAGCTGCTATTTTCACTTCTACATCATCCCTGATATCGTCTTTGGCTCCTTTGGCGTCTACGATCAACTGATCAATTTTATGACCCAACTCTTTTAGGATTTTCTCGACTTGACCTTGATGTTCTACACTCATGATGTTTATGGTTTTTATTAGTTTGACTAAAGATATAAAGTTACCTTCAGTTAATTATTACGAACACAAAGCATTCTCGTTATAGAAGTTTACTTTTACGGCATCAAAAGTCAACCCGATTACGATTTGAAGCATTCAAACAACAACCCATATGTAATAGGCATCTGTGGCGGCAGTGCCTCTGGCAAAACCAAATTCCTTTGCGACCTCAAAAACTCGTTTTCTTCGGATCAGATGAGTGTTCTCTCCTTGGACAATTACTATCGACCCTACAAGGACCAGTTTATTGACGCAAACGGCGTAGAGAATTTCGATATCCCAAGTTCTATCGACCTGCTAGAGTTCGCAAGTGACCTAGCCAAACTCCGAAATGGAGAAACCATCTCCAAAGAAGAATACACCTTCAACAACCCTAATGTCGTCCCCAAACAAATCATCACCAAACCAGCTCCTATCATCCTCATCGAAGGCCTTTTTGTGTTTCATCAAAAAGAAATCGCAGAACAACTGGACCTTAGAATTTTTGTAGAAGCCAAAGCACACTTGATGATCAAAAGACGCATCAAACGAGATGCCATAGAACGCAACTACGACATGAACGATGTCCTGTATCGATTTGAATACCACGTCATGCCTGCGTACGAAAAATTCATCCTCCCCCACCGGGACACTGCAGACATCGTCATACCCAACAACGGCACGACCTTCGAAAAAGGCCTTCAAGTAGTCAAAGCCTACCTACAACAGATTTAGACCTACATTCCTCTTGCTTCAGTGGCGTTGGGGCAAGAGAAATACCGTGAGAAATGAGGTCAGTCCAAAAATTGGAAGTGAAATTCAATATTTTAATCATCCAAAACCATATTCATTATTCCAACATTACCTCAAGGGCTTGCAATTAGGGAGCGTCTCAAAAAAAACAATTACAATCAATGAATCTTACATCACGAAGTGGTCTTTGATCTCTCCCTCAGAAACATGGGATGGTCCGAGATGCGGATTCATTCATTTGGTCCAATACATCCAAGGCACAAAAAAAGCAGTAACATTTTTCAACGTTACTGCTTTTTGAAGGGTGGATGACCGGGTTCGAACCGGCGACCCTTGGTACCACAAACCAATACTCTAACCAGCTGAGCTACAACCACCGTGTATTCCCGTTTGTTTTCGGGAGTGCAAAAATAGAAAAGAGATGATCACTTTTCAAAACAAAATACCGAATTATTTTCTGTCAAATAAAAGTCGCTCTCCTTGCTGCGATTCATCGAAGCTCCCGTACTGATAAGCCAAGTGGCCTGACACAAAAGTATGTGTAACCTTGGAACGGAAACGCTGCCCCTCAAATGGGCTCCATCCACATTTGGAAAGCACATTATCTTTATTGACAACCCATTGATCCTCTGTATCCACTAAAACTAGGTCAGCAAAATAGCCTTCTCTTATATAACCTCTTTTTTCAACTTCAAAAAGAATCGCTGGATTATGCGACATTTTTTCCACGATGCGTTCGATAGAAATCTTCCCGTTGAGGTGGTGCTCTAACATCGCCGGCAAGGCATGTTGCACTAGTGGACCACCAGATGGGCAATTGAGATATCCATTATTCTTTTCTTCCATTGTATGGGGAGCATGATCTGTCGCTATCACATCGATCTTATCGTCCAGCATGGCCTGAAACACTACATCCCGATCATATGCCGTTTTCACTGCAGGGTTCCATTTGATATTCCCGCCTTTGGTAAGGTAATCCTCATCGCTAAACCACATGTGATGGATACACGCCTCAGCAGTCACTAGCTTATCCTTGAGAGGCACATCATTGTCAAATAACTCCGTCTCCTTGCCCGTCGAAATATGCAAAACATGAAACTTGGTCCCATTTTTTCTCGCTAACGCCACTGCCTTCGAGGACGAGATGTAGCATGCCTCCTCACTACGAATCAACGGATGCGCCGTAAATGGAATACCCTCCCCGTAACGCTCTTGATAGATTTCCATATTTTTACGAATTGTGCTTTCATCTTCACAATGCGCCGCGACGAGCATCTCTGCTCTCGAAAACAGGTCATTGAGAGTCTGCTCATCATCCACTAGCATATTGCCCGTCGATGACCCCATAAAGACCTTTATACCACAGACATTCCTCCGACTCGTCTTGAGAACTTCTTCCAAATTATCATTGGATGCTCCCATAAAAAAAGAATAATTCGCTAATGACTTTTGCGCAGCGATATCATACTTATCCTGTAGCAATTCCTGCGTCAACGTATTAGGTACAGTATTGGGCATCTCCATAAACGACGTGATTCCTCCCGCTACGGCAGCCCTACTCTCTGTATATATCTCCGCTTTGTGTGTCAGTCCTGGCTCCCTAAAATGCACCTGATCATCGATCACCCCCGGCAAGAGAAACTGCCCTTTCGCATCGATAACCGTCGCTGTATCGTGACTCAAATCATAACCAATTTTATCAATCATTTGATCTTTGATCAATACATCATGTGCCAACATAGTGCCTTCATTGACCAACTTTGCATTTTTTATCAAGGTATATTTTGCCATTTTCAACCGTTTTTATTTCCTAAATTGCAACACAAAAGTAACTGGATCAAGCATCTAATAAATCATTCATGGCGGATATCGTAGAAAGTTTTTCAGAATTGAAATTGAACAAGCAGATTCAGAATGCGATCAGCGAAGCGGGATATGAAAAACCAACCCCTATTCAACAAAGTGCCATTCCGCTCATCACAGCAGGTCATGACATCATGGGGATTGCACAAACAGGAACAGGCAAAACTGCTGCCTTTGTACTCCCGCTACTCATGAAGCTCAAATATGCACAGGGCACTGACCCTCGAGCCTTGATCCTCGCTCCTACTCGAGAATTAGCCATTCAAATCCATGAAAATGTCAAAAAGTACGCAACCTATTTAGACATCAGACATACGTCCATTTATGGTGGGTCGGGAACCAAAGTACAAATAGAATCTTTTGCTAACGGCATTGACCTATTGATTGCCACTCCGGGACGCTTCATGGAGCTCTACCGAAGGAGAGTATTTGGTACCAAACTCATCAAAACCCTCATCATCGATGAAGCTGACAAAATGATGGATATGGGGTTCATGCCTCAAATCCGCCAAATCCTAGAGATCATCCCGGTCAAAAGACAAAATCTTCTATTTTCGGCAACCATGTCTGATTTTGTCATCAAGCTTTCAGAAGAATTCCTAGAGTTCCCAGAAAAGGTGGAAGTCACACCACAAGCGTCTACCGTGGACACTATCGACCAAACTTTATACGAAGTACCCAACTTTAAAACCAAAATCAACATGCTTGACCACCTACTTTCCAATGAGGACTTTAGTAGAGTGATTATTTTTGTCAAGACCAAAACCAACGCTGACAATATTTTCAAATTCATTGACCGCAAGATTACCAAGTCTGTCAAAGTCATCCACGGCAACAAGGCACAAAACACGCGACTTAATTCGATTGACTCTTTCAAAAATGGAGACACCCGAATCCTCGTAGCTACAGACGTGGCAGCTCGAGGACTTGATGTCTCCTTAGTCTCGCACGTCATCAACTTCGATGTACCTCTCATCTACGAAGATTATGTTCATCGAATCGGCCGAACAGGACGGGCAAACAACAAAGGCATAGCGATCACTTTTAGCAACAAAGCCGAGTTATACCACATAGAGAAAATTGAAAAATTAATCGGCAGAAAAATAGAAGCTCAAAAAACTCCCGCAGATGTCAAGATAGAAAAGACCCCTTTCGAAGAACAACAAACCATGCTGCGCGAACTAGACTACCTACGCAAGAAGGACGACCCAGAGTACAAAGGTGCATTTCATGAGAAAAAACATAAAAAACCACCCCACAAGAAGAAGCGCTCTCGGTAGAAAATAGTGTTCGTCTACGAATACCCTACGTTCATCGAAAATAAAACCCTCTTCATCCAAATTAATACCTCAAGACCATCAAAGAGCTTATTATTGTGTCAGAAAGATGGATTAAAAAGTCTTTCTTTCCATAGCTGGTTGAAAAGATCTTGTGGGGGCTAGGTACAACGGTACCTAATCCCACAAGTATCGACTTCCCTTCTTGTTCAACCCTTCCCTCCCTCTCTATTTTCTTCCTTACAATTTCTTAAGATTTAAATATTTCTTGGTCAATTAATTATTGTTTTTCAACCTAAATTTGCCGCCATTACATTTTAGAAAACAATAAACACCCAATTCTAGAAATGACAGCAAATCTGAATGAAAGAACCCACTTCCAGAACCGCCACAACGGCCCCTCACTTACGGATGTAGAAGAAATGATTCAAACTATCGGCGTAAGCTCACTAGAGCAGTTGATAGACGAGACAATCCCCCAAAATATCCGAAGAAAGGAGAAACTAGACCTTCCTCCGGCCCTGGATGAGTTCAGCTACTTTCATTCAATGAAAGAAACCGCTGCACAAAACAAGGTATTCAAATCATTCATCGGCATGGGATACCACGGATGCGTCACTCCCGCTGTGATCCAACGAAACATTCTCGAAAACCCAGGATGGTACACGGCATACACCCCCTACCAAGCTGAAATCGCACAGGGAAGACTCGAAGCTCTCATCAATTTCCAAACCATGGTCAGTGACCTCACGGGCATGGAAATCGCCAATGCCTCCCTATTAGATGAAGGTACAGCAGCGGCAGAAGCCATGACGATGCTTTTTGCGCTACGAAAAAAGGACAAAAAGAAAGCCCAAAAATACTTTGTGGATCAACACATCTTGCCACAAACACTTGATGTACTCAAAACCCGAGCGACACCACTTAGTATCCAACTCGTCATTGGCGATATATCGACACTTGACCTAACAGACCCTGAGTACTTTGGCATGATGGTCCAATACCCCAACGCTCATGGTCAAGTCACGGATTACTCAGCGCTCTTTGCTACAGCTCAGACACAAGATATCAAAATCGTAGCAGCGGCAGACTTGCTAAGCTTGACACTATTGACCCCTCCAGGAGAATGGGGAGCTGATGTCGTAGTAGGTACCACACAGCGATTTGGCGTACCTATGGGCTTTGGCGGTCCTCACGCTGGGTTTTTCGCGACACGCGAAGAGTTTAAAAGGCAACTACCAGGCCGTATCATCGGTGTATCTATGGACCGCCATGGCAACAAGGCCTACCGTATGGCTCTACAAACGAGAGAGCAACACATTCGACGAGAAAAAGCCACCTCTAATATCTGTACTGCTCAAGTGCTTCTCGCCGTAATGGCTGGAGCATACGCCGTGTACCATGGGCCTACTGGTCTCCAACGCATATCCAAGCGAATACATGGTCTCGCTTTGTTAGCGGACAAATACATTCAAAAACTTGGATTCAAACAAAGCAACACCATCTTCTTTGATACGCTGAATTTCGAAGTGGAACATGGGCTAATCGAAAAAATCAAAATAGAAGCCGAGTCGAAGAAAATCAATTTCAACTTCTTTGTTGAAAACCATATCCTCATCGCCTTTGACGAGACACACACGGTACAAGATCTCCTAGACATACTTGCTGTATTCCAAAAATACAGCGATGCTGAAATCAACCCTGAAGAGGTCGTGAGAGAAGCAGATCAAGTAGTAGTATCCTATCAAAATGGCTATGCTCGTCAATCCGACTACATGACGCATGAAGTTTTTCAAAAATATCACTCAGAGCACGAGATGCTCCGCTATTTAAAGCACTTGGAAAACAAAGACCTCTCACTGGCTCACTCCATGATCTCCTTAGGGTCTTGCACCATGAAACTCAACGCCACATCTGAGATGACCCCAATCACATGGCCCGAATTTGCCATGATTCACCCTTTCGCTCCAGCCTTTCAAACAAGAGGCTATGCGGACATCATCGATAACTTGACAAAATGGCTTTCGGAAATCACTGACTTTCATACGGTTTCTTTGCAACCCAATTCCGGTGCACAAGGAGAGTACGCGGGCTTGTTGGTCATCAAAGCATACCAAGCATCCATTGGACAGGACCATCGCGACGTGACAATCATCCCATCGTCAGCACACGGCACTAACCCTGCAAGTGCTGTCATGGCAGGCAATCAAGTCGTCATCGTACGATGTGACGAACAAGGCAATATAGACGTCACTGACCTCAAAGAAAAAGCAGAGAAATACAAGGAAAACTTGTCTTCACTCATGATCACATACCCCTCGACCCACGGGGTATTCGAAGAAAGTGTAGTAGAAATCTGCGATATCATACACCAATGCGGCGGACAGGTATACATGGATGGAG
The DNA window shown above is from Reichenbachiella sp. 5M10 and carries:
- a CDS encoding ABC-F family ATP-binding cassette domain-containing protein, with the translated sequence MPPIAVSVEKLTKSFNDKQLFDDITFGIEQGQKVALVGVNGCGKSTLLNIISGKEQQDTGGVSFQRDIKVSYLDQAPDLDGFETVLDSIFDANHPESKLLSEYWKLVDKEEPTDKDQSRIEYLITEIDAKNAWDYEYRLKEILGKLGINDLEQSIKSMSGGQQKRIALAKALLDEPDFLILDEPTNHLDLDIIEWLEEYLASQNLSILMVTHDRYFLDRVCTEIIEIDRGQLFRYKGNYAYYLEKKSEQEEIQQAEKDKARNLLSRELEWMRRQPKARGTKAKYRVDAFYETKDKANVDLSRQQMEIKLSGRRQGKKILELNKISKSWGDSTVFSNFSHVFARGEKIGVVGHNGTGKSTFLNVLTGSIEADSGTLDQGLNTVFGYYRQQSIEEDPGKRVIDVVSDVADAIHLDDGSVITASQLLNQFLFPPKTQYSHVAKLSGGEKRRLQLLKVLITNPNFLILDEPTNDLDIVTLNVLEDYLDNFPGCLLVVSHDRYFMDKLVDHLFVFDQTDEIRDFPGNYTDYRYTLEEEKSDRSKAKEDAKSTAKENTNKQKTVEKKKLSYKEMQEFESIEKDVEKLNARKSELEELMNSGESDHVILTEWSNELQQINDSIDEKELRWLELSESAD
- a CDS encoding uridine kinase, with amino-acid sequence MKHSNNNPYVIGICGGSASGKTKFLCDLKNSFSSDQMSVLSLDNYYRPYKDQFIDANGVENFDIPSSIDLLEFASDLAKLRNGETISKEEYTFNNPNVVPKQIITKPAPIILIEGLFVFHQKEIAEQLDLRIFVEAKAHLMIKRRIKRDAIERNYDMNDVLYRFEYHVMPAYEKFILPHRDTADIVIPNNGTTFEKGLQVVKAYLQQI
- a CDS encoding dihydroorotase, which gives rise to MAKYTLIKNAKLVNEGTMLAHDVLIKDQMIDKIGYDLSHDTATVIDAKGQFLLPGVIDDQVHFREPGLTHKAEIYTESRAAVAGGITSFMEMPNTVPNTLTQELLQDKYDIAAQKSLANYSFFMGASNDNLEEVLKTSRRNVCGIKVFMGSSTGNMLVDDEQTLNDLFSRAEMLVAAHCEDESTIRKNMEIYQERYGEGIPFTAHPLIRSEEACYISSSKAVALARKNGTKFHVLHISTGKETELFDNDVPLKDKLVTAEACIHHMWFSDEDYLTKGGNIKWNPAVKTAYDRDVVFQAMLDDKIDVIATDHAPHTMEEKNNGYLNCPSGGPLVQHALPAMLEHHLNGKISIERIVEKMSHNPAILFEVEKRGYIREGYFADLVLVDTEDQWVVNKDNVLSKCGWSPFEGQRFRSKVTHTFVSGHLAYQYGSFDESQQGERLLFDRK
- a CDS encoding DEAD/DEAH box helicase, translating into MADIVESFSELKLNKQIQNAISEAGYEKPTPIQQSAIPLITAGHDIMGIAQTGTGKTAAFVLPLLMKLKYAQGTDPRALILAPTRELAIQIHENVKKYATYLDIRHTSIYGGSGTKVQIESFANGIDLLIATPGRFMELYRRRVFGTKLIKTLIIDEADKMMDMGFMPQIRQILEIIPVKRQNLLFSATMSDFVIKLSEEFLEFPEKVEVTPQASTVDTIDQTLYEVPNFKTKINMLDHLLSNEDFSRVIIFVKTKTNADNIFKFIDRKITKSVKVIHGNKAQNTRLNSIDSFKNGDTRILVATDVAARGLDVSLVSHVINFDVPLIYEDYVHRIGRTGRANNKGIAITFSNKAELYHIEKIEKLIGRKIEAQKTPADVKIEKTPFEEQQTMLRELDYLRKKDDPEYKGAFHEKKHKKPPHKKKRSR
- the gcvP gene encoding aminomethyl-transferring glycine dehydrogenase, which codes for MTANLNERTHFQNRHNGPSLTDVEEMIQTIGVSSLEQLIDETIPQNIRRKEKLDLPPALDEFSYFHSMKETAAQNKVFKSFIGMGYHGCVTPAVIQRNILENPGWYTAYTPYQAEIAQGRLEALINFQTMVSDLTGMEIANASLLDEGTAAAEAMTMLFALRKKDKKKAQKYFVDQHILPQTLDVLKTRATPLSIQLVIGDISTLDLTDPEYFGMMVQYPNAHGQVTDYSALFATAQTQDIKIVAAADLLSLTLLTPPGEWGADVVVGTTQRFGVPMGFGGPHAGFFATREEFKRQLPGRIIGVSMDRHGNKAYRMALQTREQHIRREKATSNICTAQVLLAVMAGAYAVYHGPTGLQRISKRIHGLALLADKYIQKLGFKQSNTIFFDTLNFEVEHGLIEKIKIEAESKKINFNFFVENHILIAFDETHTVQDLLDILAVFQKYSDAEINPEEVVREADQVVVSYQNGYARQSDYMTHEVFQKYHSEHEMLRYLKHLENKDLSLAHSMISLGSCTMKLNATSEMTPITWPEFAMIHPFAPAFQTRGYADIIDNLTKWLSEITDFHTVSLQPNSGAQGEYAGLLVIKAYQASIGQDHRDVTIIPSSAHGTNPASAVMAGNQVVIVRCDEQGNIDVTDLKEKAEKYKENLSSLMITYPSTHGVFEESVVEICDIIHQCGGQVYMDGANMNAQVGLTSPGIIGADVCHLNLHKTFAIPHGGGGPGIGPIGVAEHLAPFLPGNPLIDMAEPQAITAISSAPFGSAGVLAISYAYIAMMGADGLENATKLAILNANYIKARLESEFNILYSGKNDRCAHEMIVDCRAFKESGVEVEDIAKRLMDYGFHAPTVSFPVAGTLMIEPTESESKEELDRFCDALLSIREEIRAIETGQIDKQDNVLKNAPHTANHSLADTWEHPYSRSSAVYPLPYVRANKFWPSVGRVDNAYGDRNLYCSCIPTDAYETTEEA